A stretch of Podospora bellae-mahoneyi strain CBS 112042 chromosome 5, whole genome shotgun sequence DNA encodes these proteins:
- a CDS encoding hypothetical protein (COG:S; CAZy:AA7; EggNog:ENOG503PAKZ; antiSMASH:Cluster_11; SMCOG1138:FAD linked oxidase domain protein) → MVGSSNVVRSLVSLLWAASPVISGALPVHWAGFERQETGWPTSIDDSVFNSSWPSFGEKSQRWNAYMAPSFNQVFLPETEQVLSEGLRYMTSNNISFLAKSGGHGYSIELAAAQNVVMINMEKFNYSRVNADGTATIGSGATFLDLIRPLAAAGRQVTTGSCPCVGATGAMLGGGVGRLQGLHGLTSDNVHKVRLALWNGTVIEASEKVNKDLFWAVRGAGQNFGVVIETTFQTYPAVNGGMHYEANLAFSVDKVKKIIDDMNALVPLPAPLSLILVGSVDPSTLETIVALNLVYAGPREEGRKYTRRFQSYSLSVEENMYSWDELPIKGAGGITLIKCAKGQNHVMYGLGTKRLDAPSFVRLWSEFGDFIKANPAANSSTFLVETFAQQGIKKLPDDYSAFPHRDGVEHLVEFEIAFDDTSVSKAADAFAKRWRDHFAQPKISGYKETHIYQNYAHGDEPLSQLYGREKWRQQRLTAVKNKFDPRGVFSSYHPIPQSLDAWR, encoded by the exons AtggttggcagcagcaacgtcGTTCGTTCACTCGTTTCCCTTTTGTGGGCCGCCTCGCCTGTCATCAGTGGGGCTTTACCAGTCCACTGGGCCGGGTTCGAGCGCCAAGAGACCGGCTGGCCTACCTCCATAGACGACTCGGTCTTCAACTCGTCTTGGCCGTCCTTTGGAGAGAAGTCCCAGAGATGGAACGCCTACATGGCTCCAAGCTTCAACCAAGTGTTTCTCCCAGAGACGGAGCAAGTCCTTTCTGAGGGG CTTCGGTACATGACAAGCAACAACATCTCGTTTCTCGCCAAGTCAGGTGGGCATGGCTATTCTATCGAGCTCGCTGCCGCACAAAATGTGGTCATGATCAACATGGAGAAGTTCAACTACTCCAGGGTCAACGCTGACGGGACGGCCACCATTGGCAGCGGTGCCACCTTTTTGGACTTGATTCGGCCTCTGGCGGCTGCTGGAAGACAAGTCA CTACCGGGTCCTGTCCCTGCGTTGGGGCAACTGGAGCCAtgttgggcggtggtgtcggcAGGCTGCAGGGTCTACACGGTTTAACAAGCGACAACGTCCACAAGGTTCGCCTGGCTCTGTGGAACGGCACTGTGATTGAGGCTTCCGAAAAGGTCAACAAGGACTTGTTCTGGGCCGTACGTGGTGCTGGCCAGAACTTTGGCGTTGTCATCGAAACCACATTTCAGACATATCCCGCTGTGAACGGTGGGATGCACTACGAGGCAAACCTGGCCTTCAGCGTCGATAAGGTCAAGAAGATCATTGACGACATGAACGCTCTTGTCCCACTCCCTGCGCCACTGTCTTTGATTCTGGTTGGCAGTGTTGATCCTAGCACTCTCGAG ACCATTGTGGCGCTTAACCTCGTCTATGCCGGCCCCCGGGAAGAGGGACGCAAGTACACTCGCCGCTTCCAGAGCTACAGCCTTTCCGTCGAAGAAAACATGTACTCTTGGGACGAGCTCCCCATCAAGGGCGCCGGTGGCATCACCTTGATCAAGTGCGCCAAGGGCCAGAACCACGTCATGTACGGCCTGGGCACCAAGCGGCTGGACGCCCCCTCATTTGTACGGCTGTGGAGCGAGTTCGGAGATTTCATCAAGGCCAACCCGGCTGCCAACTCCAGCACCTTCTTGGTCGAGACATTTGCTCAGCAGGGCATCAAGAAGCTTCCCGACGATTACAGCGCCTTCCCTCACcgtgatggtgttgaacaTCTCGTCGAGTTTGAAATTGCCTTTGACGACACCTCTGTTTCAAAGGCTGCGGATGCTTTTGCCAAGCGCTGGAGGGATCACTTTGCCCAGCCCAAGATTTCTGGATACAAGGAGACTCACATCTACCAAAACTATGCTCATGGCGATGAGCCCCTTTCGCAGCTGTACGGACGCGAGAAGTGGCGCCAGCAGCGCCTCACCGCGGTCAAGAACAAGTTCGACCCCCGCGGCGTGTTCAGCTCGTATCACCCCATTCCCCAATCTCTGGACGCTTGGCGTTGA
- a CDS encoding hypothetical protein (EggNog:ENOG503P4T8; antiSMASH:Cluster_11; COG:S), giving the protein MATFNLSYTAPINPPGASPVLTQSQIWECIKRKVRHAEHFVPAITKTEILSESKEGETVVSLKRRITFAPGGHPAGAENAVETCHFFEPCRVDFVGADGSAIINAVSRGPGVEAQDLNYTYIFEWRHPELEAGSEEAAKQREADWATTQLAVNATIATMRRMVSEGVVE; this is encoded by the exons ATGgcaaccttcaacctctcctaCACCGCCCCAATAAACCCCCCCGGCGCCTCCCCAGTCCTCACCCAATCTCAAATCTGGGAGTGCATCAAGCGCAAAGTCCGACACGCAGAACATTTCGTGCCAGCAATCACCAAGACCGAGATCCTTTCCGAGTCCAAAGAAGGAGAAACAGTCGTCTCCCTCAAGCGACGCATAACATTTGCTCCCGGCGGCCACCCCGCCGGCGCCGAGAACGCCGTCGAAACATGCCACTTTTTTGAGCCATGCCGTGTTGACTTTGTGGGCGCAGACGGAAGCGCAATCATCAACGCTGTGAGCCGGGGTCCTGGTGTTGAAGCTCAGGATTTGAACTACACTTATATTTTTGAGTGGCGACATCCCGAGTTGGAAGCGGGCAGTGAAGAGGCAGCGAAACAGAGGGAGGCTGACTGGGCG ACCACTCAGCTGGCTGTTAACGCGACCATTGCGACTATGAGACGCATGGTGAGCGAAGGGGTTGTGGAATGA
- a CDS encoding putative NRPS-like protein biosynthetic cluster (SMCOG1002:AMP-dependent synthetase and ligase; antiSMASH:Cluster_11; EggNog:ENOG503NYX6; COG:Q): MRAFIPPRVTLEPDRQDAIRSLSDIVEFHAEKNPDYLFCVQAEKIPGLDGYSLNRVTYTTLKRAITNCCQWLEAHFSHLQQRTRRGQGDADGSQGPIVLLMESDLGLAVYILALMRLGIPAVLLSTRLSATAIHHLIGRTGATTVIASQRLRSMLDEPAPAVDTKLQNGEPQNKSLQVFTAAGYQTFLNDLDSPLETDVSVQTTNPALILHSSGTSGLPKPIYCSHAHFLAFSQCHEFETAEQRQGLTVSSSPFFHGFGLVPMCLSLGIGKTFCIPPSSELPTGSSIVQLLQASSSKALLTVPSLLEDIASLPGNKGVTVLQQLDFVAFGGGLPKPSIGQRLDAAGVRLINHYGATETGPLTPFFVPPAGHDWRFIRLRRDIDHAMEVELMPTTTDGEFSGRAYKLSMRPFGWTERFELQDLLLAREGFPGEFRIAGRTDDLICLATGEKVRPTLLETILQQHDKVKTAVAFGDAQFEIGVIVETTTREVADGDELRAEIWPLVEEAGRQMDAHARVSSPAAILFVGPGALPRSDKGTVLRREVNRVFEREIAGVYRCIDAMASAPAFDLSSPRESVRGLVKAVMAFRGGYWSDEDDFFELGMDSLQATRLRRLLVASLRAAAQEGRNREVDVRKVADDVVYRNPSVSRLAEAIVTQNTVQNGLSSLGHLEQIADRYSNVTSETMAQRAVVVMTGSTGSLGSFILAQLAKAPTVAGVIALIRPSAEPAQERQKNALKARNIELSDSEWSKIQIYGADVGAPFLDLDSGVYQQIASKATHVVHAAWPMNFNMSLQSFGSAFRALQNLIQLTSESHRLQPSKRPRFLFISSISTVGNYPSLHGERLVPEEAVSGQNCALELGYAEAKLVCEKIVERAARDYPQIQTGFARVGQIAGSRSGYWNVDEHFVALVASSCKIRLIPDLQGTLSWLPVDATAAAVVDILLNDQPLELVYHLENPVRQSWHEMITLLSSELGFASTQVVSFEEWVEAVMSAPDQGNPAKKLSRFLENEFRKMSCGGIILDTVLARKASPTLRGLGPVDTDQVRLYIKYWKHSGVLG; the protein is encoded by the exons ATGCGTGCTTTCATTCCTCCGAGGGTGACTCTTGAGCCTGACCGACAAGATGCCATCCGTTCTCTCTCCGACATTGTCGAGTTCCACGCCGAAAAGAATCCCGACTACTTGTTTTGTGTTCAAGCTGAAAAGATACCAGGTCTTGATGGGTACTCTTTGAACCGTGTGACTTATACCACCCTGAAGCGGGCTATTACGAACTGCTGCCAATGGCTGGAAGCACATTTttctcatcttcaacaacgtACTCGGCGGGGGCaaggtgatgctgatggATCACAAGGACCGATAGTCCTACTGATGGAGAGCGATCTCGGTCTGGCCGTCTACATCCTGGCTCTTATGAGATTGGGCATACCGGCGGTTCTGCTCTCAACAAGGCTCAGCGCGACCGCAATTCACCATCTCATCGGGCGCACTGGAGCCACAACAGTCATTGCCTCGCAGCGTCTCCGTTCGATGCTAGACGAGCCAGCCCCGGCGGTCGATACCAAGCTCCAGAATGGTGaaccccaaaacaaaagccTTCAGGTCTTTACCGCCGCCGGGTACCAAACTTTCCTGAACGACCTGGACTCCCCTCTGGAGACCGATGTGTCGGTGCAGACCACCAATCCAGCGCTAATTCTGCACTCATCCGGCACATCTGGACTCCCAAAACCAATCTACTGCAGCCACGCCCACTTCCTCGCTTTTTCTCAATGTCACGAGTTTGAAACGGCAGAACAACGCCAAGGGCTAACCGTCTCGTCATCGCCCTTCTTTCAC GGCTTCGGCCTAGTACCAATGTGCCTCtccctcggcatcggcaaaACCTTCTgcatccccccctcctccgaacttcccaccggctcctccatcgtccagctcctccaagccTCTAGCTCCAAAGCCCTGCTGACTGTCCCTTCACTTCTCGAAGAcatcgcctccctcccagGCAACAAAGGAGTAACCGTCCTCCAACAACTCGATTTCGTCGCCTTTGGAGGCGGCCTCCCGAAGCCTTCTATCGGCCAACGTCTTGATGCAGCAGGTGTAAGACTCATCAACCACTACGGCGCGACCGAGACAGGACCCCTAACCCCGTTTTTTGTCCCGCCTGCTGGACATGACTGGCGGTTTATTCGGTTGAGAAGGGATATTGACCACGCAATGGAGGTGGAGCTGATGCCAACGACAACAGATGGTGAATTTTCCGGTCGGGCGTATAAACTCAGCATGCGGCCATTTGGGTGGACAGAACGCTTCGAACTACAAGACTTGCTCCTCGCTCGGGAGGGTTTCCCTGGGGAGTTTCGTATCGCGGGACGAACAGACGATCTGATTTGTCTTGCTACCGGGGAGAAGGTCCGCCCGACGTTGCTGGAGACTATCCTCCAACAGCATGACAAAGTCAAGACTGCCGTTGCGTTTGGGGATGCGCAGTTCGAGATTGGGGTTATTGTTGAGACGACAACGAGGGAGGTGGCTGACGGGGATGAGCTAAGGGCGGAGATATGGCctctggtggaggaggcagggAGGCAGATGGATGCCCATGCGAGGGTTTCTTCCCCGGCGGCGATTTTGTTTGTTGGTCCTGGGGCTCTGCCGAGATCGGATAAGGGGActgtgttgaggagggaggtgaatCGGGTTTTTGAGAGGGAGATTGCGGGCGTGTATAGGTGTATTGATGCTATGGCCAGTGCGCCGGCGTTTGATCTTTCTTCGCCGCGGGAAAGCGTCAGGGGTTTGGTCAAAGCGGTGATGGCGTTTAGGGGGGGGTATTGGTCGGATGAAGATGACTTTTTCGAGCTTGGGATGGATAGCTTGCAGGCGACGAGGTTGCGGAGACTGTTGGTTGCTTCGCTGAGAGCGGCCGCGCAAGAAGGTAGAAATCGGGAGGTGGATGTTAGGAAGGTGGCTGACGATGTTGTTTATCGCAATCCTTCTGTCAGTCGGCTTGCTGAGGCCATTGTAACGCAAAACACAGTTCAGAATGGGCTGTCGAGCTTGGGTCACCTGGAGCAAATTGCGGACAGGTACTCCAACGTGACTTCAGAAACCATGGCGCAACGGGCAGTCGTGGTCATGACCGGCAGCACTGGAAGTCTTGGGTCGTTTATTCTGGCACAACTTGCCAAAGCCCCGACAGTGGCCGGGGTTATCGCTCTCATCAGACCCTCAGCCGAACCAGCGCAGGAAAGGCAGAAGAATGCCTTGAAAGCCCGAAACATCGAGCTGTCCGACTCAGAGTGGTCAAAGATACAGATCTACGGCGCAGACGTGGGGGCGCCCTTTCTTGACCTGGACAGCGGCGTGTACCAGCAAATCGCATCCAAAGCCACACATGTGGTGCACGCTGCCTGGCCAATGAACTTCAACATGTCCCTCCAGTCTTTTGGTTCCGCCTTTCGAGCTCTGCAGAACTTGATACAGCTAACTTCCGAGTCTCACCGACTCCAGCCATCGAAGAGACCTCGCTTTCTATTCATTTCATCCATATCCACAGTCGGGAACTATCCCTCTCTTCACGGAGAGCGTCTTGTGCCGGAAGAGGCTGTCAGTGGCCAAAACTGCGCTCTTGAACTGGGGTACGCAGAAGCAAAGCTGGTATGCGAGAAGATAGTCGAGCGAGCAGCGCGCGATTACCCCCAGATCCAGACAGGTTTTGCGCGTGTGGGCCAAATCGCCGGCTCTCGGAGTGGATATTGGAACGTGGACGAACATTTTGTTGCGCTTGTCGCCTCGTCGTGCAAAATCCGCCTCATTCCAGATCTTCAAGGG ACTCTTTCTTGGCTGCCAGTCGATGCTACTGCAGCAGCGGTAGTCGATATTTTGCTCAACGATCAGCCACTGGAGCTTGTCTACCACTTGGAGAACCCAGTACGGCAAAGCTGGCATGAAATGATCACGCTCTTGTCCAGTGAGTTGGGGTTCGCTTCTACACAAGTGGTGTCGTTTGAGGAATGGGTGGAAGCTGTCATGTCAGCGCCAGATCAGGGTAACCCTGCCAAGAAACTGTCGCGTTTTCTGGAGAATGAGTTTCGCAAGATGTCGTGCGGAGGGATAATCTTGGACACCGTCTTGGCTCGGAAGGCTTCACCTACACTGAGAGGATTGGGGCCAGTTGACACTGATCAGGTGCGGTTGTATATCAAGTACTGGAAGCATAGCGGTGTGCTGGGTTGA
- a CDS encoding hypothetical protein (EggNog:ENOG503P43R; antiSMASH:Cluster_11; COG:K), whose product MSGQVSRRERRWWTKDEDDILRDWAKVQIDTHGAVKNWNEVAALLPDRTNKDCRKRWHKVRVDIKRGAWTPDEDRKLRQAVAQAGLKWSAVSKMMQTRNADQCAKRWQHVLGPDHRHDPWTPEEDRILQKAVTKYGNNWKQIGLLELPDRSTHDIRNRSVALNRRKRQSRAPSNDDPSTSTQYLSDDNADDNSSSGEESDLSSDDAELANLNEDQHMMMEVDAAPAPPTPTLSETLADASIFSNWEMASPATMLTQVRPLDADSHPWLWFSTESSSSGQTPDQHLSPENLSLAFESGQDMGHLMGGGEIQLAPQISQNENPQSAAPATQQPPQQDYRGQAEAPGSVTVLLRQADSQLAQQVIGNLLNINADVVIRLLKD is encoded by the exons ATGTCGGGCCAGGTTTCTAGGCGGGAACGAAGGTGGTGGACGaaggacgaagacgacattCTCAGAGATTGGGCCAAGGTGCAAA TCGATACACACGGCGCTGTCAAAAACTGGAATGAGGTGGCAGCTTTGCTGCCTGACAGGACGAACAAGGATTGCCGTAAGCGATGGCACAAGGTACGAGTCGATATCAAGAGGGGGGCGTGGACCCCCGACGAGGATAGGAAGCTACGACAGGCTGTGGCGCAGGCTGGATTAAA ATGGTCAGCAGTGTCCAAGATGATGCAAACGCGGAACGCCGACC AATGCGCCAAAAGATGGCAGCACGTGCTCGGGCCGGACCACAGACATGATCCCTGGACCCCTGAAGAGGATAGAATACTACAGAAAGCAGTTACAAAATATGGCAATAACTGGAAGCAGATTGGATTGTTGGAGCTGCCAGATCGCTCAACCCATGATATCAGAAATCG TAGTGTCGCCTTAAATCGACGGAAACGTCAGTCAAGGGCCCCATCGAATGACGACCCTTCCACTTCAACGCAATATCTCTCGGACGACAACGCAGACGACAACAGTTCGAGCGGCGAAGAATCCGACTTGAGCTCCGATGATGCCGAATTAGCCAACTTGAACGAGGACCAACACATGATGATGGAAGTCGACGCCGCCCCGGCCCCGCCAACACCCACGCTGTCGGAAACCTTGGCAGATGCGTCCATCTTTTCCAACTGGGAAATGGCCAGCCCGGCAACAATGTTGACGCAGGTGCGACCGCTGGATGCGGACTCCCATCCGTGGCTTTGGTTCTCGACTGAATCAAGCTCCTCGGGACAAACTCCCGATCAGCACCTCTCGCCGGAAAACCTGAGCCTGGCGTTTGAGAGTGGCCAGGACATGGGTCActtgatgggtggtggggagatTCAACTTGCTCCACAAATTTCCCAAAACGAGAACCCTCAGAGTGCTGCTCCAGCAACGCAGCAGCCACCCCAACAAGACTACCGAGGACAGGCTGAAGCACCTGGAAGTGTCACTGTTCTCCTGAGGCAAGCTGACTCGCAGCTCGCACAGCAGGTTATTGGCAATCTGTTAAACATCAATGCAGACGTGGTCATCCGTCTGCTCAAAGATTGA
- a CDS encoding hypothetical protein (EggNog:ENOG503NWNC; antiSMASH:Cluster_11; SMCOG1042:O-methyltransferase; COG:S), with protein sequence MCFPCFLRPCNFLCPGTETMTFTTDDAIALVGKIEAAIGSPHALASIRDDAVRCKLRDAASKLSLALETHNDVIHRIAYSPMQLALARVGVDTGIFRFLVVNNGTSAVELARERKVDLVLTQRLLRYYQSVGMILQKGPDEFAPNNVTEALAWEGGRAGICFQSDLVAQSLLAFPQFLRETDYANPTNAKYTPFNLGLKTEQTLFDWIKDHPDTLQHFNTWMSVQRDPRSTFLDVLPFDQEFAKDSNDETVVFVDIGGSRGHQCIALRRRYPNLRGRVVLQDLPHTIEQVKTDPLPGFDNIETDVHDMFSSQTIKGARAYYFRNVFHDWPDDKCQAILESLKPALSKDSVVLIDDIVVSSVGAPWRVTLGDMTMAVCLASMERTEAEWRRLASSTGFEVVKILKYREEYEDSVIVLRVA encoded by the exons ATGTGTTTTCCATGCTTCCTTCGCCCCTGTAACTTCCTTTGCCCTGGTACCGAAACCATGACCttcaccaccgacgacgcTATTGCCCTGGTTGGCAAGATTGAGGCAGCCATCGGCAGTCCTCACGCACTCGCGTCAATCAGGGATGACGCGGTACGCTGTAAGCTGAGAGACGCAGCCTCCAAGTTGAGCCTCGCCTTGGAAACGCATAACGATGTGATTCACAGGATTGCCTACTCG CCGATGCAACTAGCCCTTGCCCGTGTGGGTGTCGATACTGGTATTTTCCGGTTTCTTGTGGTCAATAATGGCACCTCAGCGGTTGAGCTTGCACGGGAGAGGAAGGTCGACCTAGTGTTAACAC AACGGCTGTTGAGGTACTACCAGTCCGTCGGCATGATTTTGCAAAAGGGGCCAGATGAATTCGCCCCCAATAATGTCACGGAAGCATTAGCGTGGGAGGGTGGGCGAGCTGGCATCTGCTTCCAGTCTGACCTGGTTGCCCAGTCCCTCCTGGCCTTTCCCCAGTTTCTTCGAGAAACCGACTATGCCAACCCCACTAACGCAAAGTATACACCGTTCAATCTGGGACTGAAAACCGAGCAGACACTGTTTGATTGGATCAAGGACCACCCGGATACCCTCCAGCACTTCAACACATGGATGTCGGTGCAGAGGGATCCACGGTCGACCTTTTTGGATGTGTTGCCGTTTGACCAGGAGTTTGCAAAGGATTCCAACGACGAGAcggttgtttttgttgataTTGGCGGCTCGCGAGGCCACCAGTGCATTGCCTTGAGACGGCGATATCCGAACTTGCGAGGGCGTGTGGTTCTGCAGGATCTCCCTCATACGATTGAGCAAGTCAAGACCGACCCTCTCCCAGGGTTCGACAACATTGAGACAGATGTTCATGATATGTTTTCCTCTCAGACGATCAAAG GCGCCCGGGCCTACTACTTCCGAAATGTCTTCCATGACTGGCCCGATGACAAGTGCCAAGCTATTCTTGAGAGCCTCAAGCCAGCGTTGTCCAAAGACTCTGTGGTGTTAATTGACGACATTGTTGTGTCAAGCGTTGGGGCTCCATGGAGGGTGACGTTGGGAGACATGACAATGGCTGTCTGTTTGGCGTCCATGGAACGTACCGAGGCGGAATGGCGGAGACTTGCAAGCTCAACAGGATTCGAAGTGGTCAAGATTTTGAAGTATAGGGAGGAGTATGAAGACTCGGTAATCGTCTTGAGAGTGGCATAG
- a CDS encoding hypothetical protein (SMCOG1034:cytochrome P450; antiSMASH:Cluster_11; EggNog:ENOG503P0M6; COG:Q), which produces MDVLKGFTDRTANLSSILLAVGAGVVILRLLHIHSRLSHIPGPASAALTDFVRRSWVAAGDVHQKHTDLHRRYGTVVRVGPNAVLISQPDAIDKIYGFKAKFLKSEFYDSILPRMKGAKIPDVFATRDEDLHRRMRRPVANLYSIANLTRFEPLVVSTIEYFFSRLDEMFTDTGREFNLSDWLQLFTFDIMGEVTFSRRLGFLEKGGDIEGVIENNWKYFRDVAANTQTPWLDKFWKDNPLIPVSAKRNPLAEFGAARIQERLALTEEERENINQKDYLSAFIREAEKDPTLPELALPTWTNSNIQAGGDTTSIMASVVLYHLLKNPKTLATLQKEIGSAAREGRISKLVTWKESQRLPYLDACVKEASRLHPPIGFPLERIVPQSGLEVDGYFIPPGTRVSMNPWAVHREVGLYGDDPDVWRPERWMCGEDKKRTMYNSLLTFGAGHRVCLGKNLSYFEVYKIIPSLLQRYEFELLNPEREWTLETKWFTMPSGFHVRIKSRR; this is translated from the exons ATGGATGTCCTAAAGGGCTTTACTGATCGAACCGCGAACCTGAGCAGTATCCTCCTTGCCGTTGGTGCGGGTGTTGTCATCCTCCGGTTGCTGCACATCCATTCCAGGCTCAGTCACATACCCGGCCCGGCATCCGCCGCACTCACCGACTTTGTCCGCCGATCATGGGTTGCGGCGGGAGATGTCCATCAGAAGCATACTGATCTGCATCGTCGCTATGGCACCGTCGTCCGGGTTGGTCCCAATGCCGTGCTCATCTCTCAGCCGGATGCCATTGATAAGATTTATGGTTTCAAGGCCAAGTTCCTGAAG TCCGAGTTCTACGACTCGATATTACCCCGTATGAAAGGCGCCAAAATTCCCGATGTCTTTGCGACCCGCGACGAGGACCTTCACAGGCGCATGAGAAGACCAGTTGCTAACCTCTACTCCATCGCAAACCTGACGAGGTTTGAACCGCTGGTCGTCTCCACCATCGAGTATTTCTTTTCCAGACTCGATGAGATGTTTACTGACACGGGGCGGGAGTTTAACCTCTCAGACTGGCTGCAACTCTTCACGTTTGACATCATGGGCGAGGTTACCTTTTCAAGACGATTGGGGTTCCTTGAAAAGGGTGGTGATATCGAGGGTGTCATTGAGAATAACTGGAAATATTTCCGAGATGTGGCCGCG AACACTCAGACACCATGGCTGGACAAGTTCTGGAAGGACAACCCGCTCATTCCAGTCTCTGCCAAGAGGAATCCTCTCGCCGAGTTCGGCGCGGCACGAATCCAGGAGCGGCTTGCGTTGACAGAGGAAGAGCGTGAAAACATCAACCAGAAGGACTACCTCTCCGCTTTCATCCGTGAGGCTGAGAAAGATCCTACTCTTCCTGAACT TGCCCTCCCCACGTGGACAAACTCCAACATCCAAGCAGGCGGTgacaccaccagcatcatGGCAAGCGTGGTGCTGTATCATCTTCTCAAGAACCCCAAAACGCTGGCTACCTTGCAAAAGGAGATTGGCAGTGCCGCACGGGAAGGACGTATCTCCAAGTTGGTGACATGGAAAGAGTCACAACGGTTGCCATATCTCGATGCTTGCGTCAAAGAAGCGTCGCGCTTACATCCGCCGATTGGGTTCCCCTTGGAGCGTATTGTGCCTCAAAGCggtttggaggttgatggctaCTTTATTCCACCAGGAACGAGAGTCTCTATG AATCCATGGGCAGTCCACCGAGAAGTAGGCCTCTACGGAGATGACCCTGATGTCTGGCGACCCGAGCGTTGGATGTGCGGTGAGGATAAAAAGAGGACTATGTATAACTCGCTGTTGACA TTTGGAGCCGGTCACCGCGTGTGTTTGGGCAAGAATCTTTCGTACTTTGAGGTGTACAAGATCATCCCCTCGTTGTTGCAACGGTACGAG TTTGAGCTACTGAACCCCGAGCGAGAGTGGACGCTGGAGACAAAGTGGTTCACGATGCCTTCGGGATTCCATGTTCGTATTAAGTCTCGGAGATGA